A region of Solanum dulcamara chromosome 7, daSolDulc1.2, whole genome shotgun sequence DNA encodes the following proteins:
- the LOC129896192 gene encoding probable pectate lyase P59, with product MGFAKSNLFLFFVLVVLVVSIEAHIKEFDEVWKKRAEQAKKAARQAYHPNPKIVADHLNYQVDKAIRGSNSRRRDLHRYSGKCMATNPVDQCWRCDPNWARNRMKLTDCVLGFGRKTTGGKGGKIYVVMDNSDNDLVNPKPGTLRHAVIQPEPLWIIFAKNMEIRLNEELIMTSNKTIDARGRQVHIAHGGGLMLQFIHNVIISNLHIHDTKAGSGGLIRDSVSHYGYRSQSDGDGISIFGSTNVWIDHISMSNCQDGLIDVVEGSTAITISNCHFTKHNDVMLFGASDTASGDSVMQITLAFNHFGHGLIQRMPRVRWGFVHAVNNDYTHWLMYAIGGSMHPTILSQGNRFIAPPNPNAKEVTKRDYAPESVWKNWVWKSQGDLMMNGAFFVESGDPKHAFLKGPDMINSKPGSFVSSLTRFSGSLKCIEGRPC from the exons ATGGGATTCGCAAAGAGTAATTTGTTTTTATTCTTTGTTTTGGTTGTTCTAGTTGTTAGCATTGAGGCACATATTAAGGAGTTTGATGAGGTGTGGAAGAAGCGAGCCGAGCAAGCAAAGAAGGCCGCTCGTCAGGCCTATCATCCTAATCCTAAGATTGTTGCTGACCATCTTAACTACCAAGTTGACAA GGCCATACGAGGCAGCAATAGTAGAAGAAGAGACTTGCACAGGTACAGCGGAAAATGCATGGCTACTAATCCTGTCGACCAGTGCTGGAGGTGTGATCCAAACTGGGCTCGGAACCGCATGAAACTAACAGATTGCGTCCTTGGCTTTGGCCGCAAGACGACGGGAGGCAAAGGTGGAAAAATCTATGTAGTAATGGATAATTCGGACAACGACTTAGTTAATCCTAAGCCGGGCACATTGCGCCACGCTGTCATCCAGCCGGAGCCACTTTGGATTATATTTGCTAAGAACATGGAAATTAGGCTTAACGAGGAGCTTATCATGACTAGCAACAAGACCATTGACGCCCGAGGAAGGCAAGTACACATTGCTCATGGTGGTGGCCTTATGTTACAGTTCATACACAATGTGATTATTAGTAACCTTCACATTCATGATACTAAGGCTGGTAGTGGTGGCTTAATTAGAGACTCTGTCAGTCATTATGGTTATCGATCACAAAGTGATGGTGATGGCATTTCAATCTTTGGATCAACAAATGTTTGGATCGATCACATTTCCATGTCCAATTGTCAGGATGGTCTCATTGATGTTGTTGAGGGTTCCACTGCCATTACCATTTCCAATTGCCATTTCACCAAACATAATGAT GTCATGTTGTTTGGTGCCAGTGATACCGCCTCAGGGGACTCTGTTATGCAAATAACACTTGCATTCAATCACTTTGGGCACGGATTGATACAGAGGATGCCAAGAGTAAGATGGGGATTTGTTCATGCTGTCAATAATGATTACACACATTGGCTAATGTATGCCATTGGAGGAAGCATGCATCCCACCATCCTTAGCCAGGGCAATCGTTTCATCGCTCCTCCAAATCCTAATGCCAAAGAG GTGACCAAAAGGGATTATGCACCCGAGAGCGTGTGGAAGAATTGGGTGTGGAAATCACAGGGAGATCTTATGATGAACGGGGCATTCTTCGTAGAATCAGGAGATCCAAAACATGCATTTTTGAAAGGTCCCGATATGATCAACTCCAAGCCAGGATCATTTGTGAGCAGCCTGACGCGATTTTCAGGCTCTCTCAAATGCATTGAGGGGAGGCCATGTTAG